From the genome of Pseudalkalibacillus hwajinpoensis, one region includes:
- a CDS encoding ferritin-like domain-containing protein, with amino-acid sequence MADKKQELIDGLNVDLANEYAASIMYTYNAAVVSGLYRQTLKPFFESEIADEQGHALYLAEKIKVLGGTPTTAPAEVKQLTDVKEMLIEARTAEKDTIDRYEKRKKQAEELGFTELVVKLDDMIADETHHMEEMDRILSDARFE; translated from the coding sequence ATGGCCGACAAAAAACAAGAACTAATTGATGGACTTAATGTGGATCTAGCAAATGAATACGCTGCTAGCATCATGTACACTTACAATGCAGCTGTTGTATCTGGTTTATATCGTCAAACACTAAAACCATTCTTTGAAAGTGAAATTGCAGATGAACAGGGCCACGCTCTTTACCTTGCAGAGAAAATTAAAGTACTTGGCGGTACACCAACAACTGCTCCTGCAGAAGTAAAACAACTTACTGATGTAAAAGAAATGCTTATTGAAGCTAGAACGGCTGAAAAAGATACCATCGATCGTTATGAAAAACGTAAAAAGCAAGCAGAGGAACTAGGATTTACTGAACTAGTTGTGAAGCTTGATGATATGATCGCTGATGAAACACACCATATGGAAGAAATGGATCGCATTCTTAGCGACGCACGCTTCGAATAA
- a CDS encoding YhgE/Pip domain-containing protein, whose product MKNILRIFKKDWKGIGSNWVAAILLGGLIILPSLYAWFNIGASWDPYSQTDQLPVGIVNEDKGATIRDKEIDAGGELTKELKDNDSLEWHFSNREAAMDKLEYGDYFAVIVIPEDFSEKLGTVINDEPEKAEVEYYVNEKVNAIAPKITEKGASVIVDQITSNFVSVVNGTIFDVFNDLGVEFEKDLSDIKQFEEYVFKLEENLPEINRLISDALSDSRDAENVINKVQGLLPEAQQITSEGISTIDETTQFLNESEDRLNKLAPQVEEDLTKAQQTAEDVNKFLSDLKSPDIDLSSVEEIRNQINQQVDDSVQRIDDVQGVLKQVQEASDNNENVESQEEGEESRQQRAQEPSANSQQQEVIDEAIADLDQVKEQLQTIKADSGEIGSTLADKQEEIDDILTTLQEKSGETADRIDSFLKEYKEDIEPRVLAEVASAKKTLSNARSTLKEAQTTIPEVERILSSTEENIGEGQDILAYMLNEYPYVNDKVNQLADRIREIQGETDINEIIDLLKNDPMAEQSFFAEPIVLSKNSLFPIQNYGTGMTPFYTVLSLWVGALLLVSLLTTEATGFEEASNRQVYFGKLLTFISIGFLQTLVVTSGDLFILNVDIVNPVLFVLFGLVISFVFMLMVYTLVAVFGDVGKAMAIVFLVLQIAGSGGTYPVALLPEFFQAIHPYLPFSYAVDLMREAVGGIVWARAKEDLFFLGIFSVVFLLIGAVLKEVIIKKTKYLMKKSRESGLFH is encoded by the coding sequence ATGAAGAATATTTTAAGAATTTTCAAGAAAGATTGGAAGGGAATTGGATCGAATTGGGTAGCTGCAATTCTATTAGGCGGTCTCATTATTCTACCTTCTCTTTATGCTTGGTTTAATATTGGAGCATCATGGGATCCTTATAGTCAAACGGATCAGCTTCCGGTTGGCATTGTCAATGAAGACAAGGGGGCAACCATTCGGGATAAGGAGATTGATGCAGGTGGAGAGTTAACGAAGGAATTGAAAGATAATGACAGTCTTGAGTGGCATTTCTCAAATCGAGAAGCTGCGATGGATAAGCTTGAGTATGGGGACTATTTTGCAGTGATCGTCATTCCAGAAGACTTTTCAGAGAAGCTTGGGACAGTTATTAATGATGAACCTGAGAAAGCGGAAGTAGAGTACTATGTAAACGAAAAAGTAAATGCGATCGCACCAAAGATCACTGAAAAAGGTGCGAGCGTCATTGTAGATCAAATTACAAGTAACTTTGTATCGGTTGTAAATGGGACGATCTTTGATGTATTTAATGATTTAGGAGTAGAATTTGAAAAGGACTTATCAGACATAAAACAATTTGAGGAATATGTCTTCAAACTAGAAGAGAACCTTCCAGAGATCAATCGTTTGATTTCCGATGCTCTATCTGACTCGAGAGATGCTGAAAATGTGATAAATAAAGTTCAAGGACTTCTTCCGGAAGCTCAGCAAATTACGAGTGAAGGCATTAGCACGATTGATGAAACCACACAATTTTTAAATGAGTCAGAAGATCGATTGAATAAGCTTGCACCCCAAGTAGAGGAAGATTTAACTAAAGCTCAACAAACAGCTGAGGACGTAAATAAGTTCTTATCGGATTTAAAATCGCCAGATATTGATTTATCCTCAGTAGAAGAAATAAGAAATCAGATAAATCAACAAGTAGATGACTCTGTTCAGCGTATTGATGATGTTCAGGGCGTATTGAAGCAAGTACAGGAAGCTAGCGATAATAACGAGAATGTGGAGTCGCAGGAAGAAGGAGAAGAATCTCGTCAACAGAGAGCACAGGAGCCTTCCGCTAACTCGCAGCAGCAAGAGGTTATCGATGAGGCAATTGCTGATCTTGATCAAGTTAAAGAACAGTTACAGACCATTAAAGCAGATAGTGGTGAAATTGGATCTACTTTAGCTGATAAGCAAGAAGAAATAGATGATATTTTAACAACTCTTCAGGAAAAATCCGGAGAAACAGCTGATCGAATCGATTCATTCTTAAAAGAGTACAAGGAAGACATTGAGCCTCGTGTTCTTGCTGAAGTGGCAAGTGCGAAAAAGACGTTATCGAATGCTCGATCGACGTTAAAAGAGGCGCAAACCACCATCCCTGAAGTGGAACGAATTCTTTCAAGTACTGAAGAGAATATAGGGGAAGGTCAAGATATTTTAGCATACATGTTAAATGAATATCCTTACGTAAATGATAAAGTGAACCAGCTTGCGGATCGAATCAGAGAGATTCAAGGAGAAACAGATATTAACGAGATCATTGATTTACTGAAGAATGATCCTATGGCAGAGCAAAGCTTTTTCGCAGAACCTATTGTGTTAAGTAAAAATTCACTCTTCCCGATTCAAAATTACGGTACAGGTATGACACCGTTCTATACTGTTCTATCATTATGGGTAGGGGCACTTCTTCTTGTTTCATTACTTACCACTGAAGCCACTGGTTTTGAAGAAGCGTCGAATCGCCAAGTGTATTTCGGAAAATTATTGACGTTTATTAGCATTGGTTTCCTTCAAACACTTGTTGTAACGTCAGGAGATCTCTTTATTCTAAATGTAGATATCGTAAATCCTGTTCTTTTTGTACTATTTGGACTCGTGATTAGCTTTGTGTTCATGTTAATGGTTTATACTCTAGTTGCTGTATTTGGGGATGTAGGTAAAGCGATGGCTATTGTCTTTCTTGTTCTTCAAATTGCTGGGTCAGGTGGAACGTATCCAGTTGCTTTGCTACCAGAGTTCTTTCAAGCAATCCATCCTTATTTACCATTTTCGTACGCAGTAGATTTAATGAGAGAAGCAGTAGGAGGAATTGTATGGGCACGAGCAAAAGAAGATTTATTCTTTTTGGGAATTTTTTCTGTTGTGTTCCTTCTCATAGGAGCGGTACTTAAGGAAGTTATCATTAAAAAGACGAAGTATTTAATGAAAAAGTCCAGAGAATCAGGGTTATTTCATTAA
- a CDS encoding phosphatase PAP2 family protein produces MNKNNFFSSLPGALKQKKVWFPLVLNAFGLFIAVLAIMLFSELAEEILEKETIQFDQAIISGVDGIRSDGLLNVMEFVTELGSVWWISVVSVATVAFLWFKLRDGWSILFFVIAQAAGGLLTTELKHFFARSRPSIDAAYDAVGYSFPSGHAMGSFLLYGFIGYLIVRSQRSRTTKWLSGTLVFFFIALIGFSRIYLGVHYPSDVLAGYAAGTLWLFVCIFSLEWVLWIKRSSLTLGSFRKIFSSKNS; encoded by the coding sequence ATGAATAAAAATAATTTTTTTAGCTCCTTGCCAGGAGCATTAAAGCAAAAAAAAGTGTGGTTTCCACTTGTACTCAATGCATTTGGACTATTCATTGCCGTTTTGGCCATCATGTTGTTTTCAGAGTTAGCAGAAGAAATATTAGAAAAAGAAACGATACAATTTGATCAAGCGATTATTTCTGGCGTAGATGGCATTCGTTCCGATGGATTATTAAATGTGATGGAATTTGTAACAGAACTTGGCTCTGTTTGGTGGATTTCAGTGGTTTCTGTTGCGACTGTAGCTTTTCTATGGTTTAAACTACGTGATGGTTGGAGCATTCTCTTTTTCGTCATAGCACAGGCGGCAGGCGGACTTTTAACGACAGAACTCAAACATTTCTTTGCTAGGTCAAGACCTTCTATCGATGCTGCTTATGATGCAGTGGGGTATAGTTTCCCTAGTGGACATGCGATGGGATCTTTTCTACTATATGGATTTATTGGTTACCTTATTGTAAGAAGCCAGAGGAGTAGAACGACAAAGTGGTTAAGTGGAACACTTGTATTCTTCTTCATCGCACTGATCGGATTTAGTCGAATCTATTTAGGTGTTCATTATCCAAGTGACGTTCTAGCAGGTTATGCAGCTGGTACACTCTGGCTATTTGTTTGTATTTTCTCTCTTGAATGGGTTCTTTGGATTAAGAGATCCTCGTTAACATTGGGTTCATTCAGAAAAATTTTCTCCAGTAAGAACAGTTAA
- a CDS encoding ABC transporter ATP-binding protein — protein MTNSILEVSNLTGGYQANKPVLHDLSLNVNSNEIVGLIGLNGAGKSTTIKHILGLLDPMNGRIRVGGTSFSENKDGYRKQFSYIPETPLLYDELTLWEHLQLTALAYELSEEWKERAEALLKEFRMTNMKKWFPGHFSKGMRQKVMIMCAFLVKPSLYIVDEPFVGLDPIGIQSFLDMMLEMKEEGAGVLMSTHILSTAERYCDRFIILHDGRIVMSGTMTELRHQIGNKAATLDDIYIEATRSGK, from the coding sequence ATGACGAATTCAATTCTGGAAGTTAGCAATCTTACTGGTGGATACCAGGCGAATAAGCCTGTACTCCATGATCTTTCTCTTAATGTAAATTCAAATGAAATTGTTGGTCTCATTGGCCTTAATGGGGCTGGCAAAAGTACAACAATCAAACATATTCTTGGCTTACTTGACCCAATGAATGGTCGTATCCGCGTGGGTGGTACGAGCTTCTCTGAAAATAAAGATGGTTACCGTAAACAGTTTTCATATATACCTGAAACACCGTTGTTGTATGATGAGTTAACGCTTTGGGAGCACTTACAGCTGACAGCTCTAGCTTATGAATTAAGTGAAGAATGGAAAGAAAGAGCTGAAGCACTTCTTAAAGAGTTTCGGATGACTAATATGAAGAAGTGGTTTCCGGGTCATTTCTCTAAAGGGATGAGACAGAAGGTTATGATTATGTGTGCCTTTCTCGTAAAACCATCTCTTTATATCGTAGATGAGCCCTTTGTTGGTTTAGATCCTATTGGGATTCAGTCCTTTCTTGATATGATGCTGGAGATGAAAGAGGAAGGGGCAGGGGTATTAATGTCGACACATATTCTTTCAACAGCTGAAAGGTATTGCGATCGATTTATTATTCTGCACGATGGCCGAATAGTGATGTCAGGTACTATGACAGAATTACGGCATCAAATCGGCAACAAAGCTGCTACGCTCGATGATATCTATATTGAAGCGACCAGGAGTGGCAAATGA
- a CDS encoding ABC transporter permease — MMQLETLWKERAGAFWKIALRYFRLIGNSSFLFTLVLTLIFGAYYYSELLKVLPETFPGLAVITVIAAVTVVRTPLRFFLSEADLVFMLPAENRLHGYFRKSLLYSFGLQVFITVVVMTILAPLYQHEMSAGTPYYVFVIIVLIALKGVNVIMKWMELHLPAHQSSWLYTMVRLFITMLLTYLLLAQASWIFVTLTCLILVAILFLFFLPLQRKYAIKWEKLLVLDEQQSMKFYRTANLFTDVPKLKQSVKQRRTLSSIAEKLLPTNTVYETLYQKAFIRSNEYLGIYFRLWLLGLVVIAFVPGVTGKVIGTALIIYLTAVQLRTLFPHYQAHVMVKLYPLSDKEQVIAFRALLIRLLGAQAVTFAVLSFIISFDIVSAGLILIGGAAAVAVATSRNSTGKQKI; from the coding sequence ATGATGCAGCTTGAGACGTTATGGAAAGAAAGGGCAGGAGCCTTTTGGAAAATTGCCCTGCGTTACTTCAGATTAATTGGTAATAGCAGCTTTTTGTTCACGCTTGTTCTTACCCTCATATTCGGGGCGTATTATTACAGTGAATTATTGAAAGTACTTCCTGAAACATTTCCTGGATTAGCGGTCATCACAGTCATTGCTGCAGTGACTGTGGTTCGAACGCCATTAAGGTTCTTTTTGTCAGAAGCCGATCTAGTATTTATGCTACCAGCGGAAAACCGTTTACACGGCTACTTTCGTAAATCTCTATTGTATAGTTTCGGCCTTCAAGTATTTATAACCGTTGTCGTTATGACGATTCTTGCACCTCTTTATCAGCACGAGATGTCTGCTGGAACGCCTTACTACGTGTTTGTGATTATTGTGCTGATTGCATTAAAGGGAGTTAACGTCATCATGAAGTGGATGGAACTCCACTTACCGGCTCACCAATCTTCCTGGCTTTATACAATGGTGCGTCTTTTTATTACAATGCTATTAACATACTTACTACTGGCGCAGGCATCATGGATTTTCGTAACGCTTACATGCCTCATACTTGTAGCGATTCTTTTTCTATTCTTTCTTCCGCTTCAACGTAAATATGCAATCAAATGGGAGAAGCTACTTGTGCTAGATGAACAACAAAGTATGAAGTTCTATCGAACAGCTAATTTATTTACGGATGTCCCTAAATTAAAACAGTCTGTGAAACAAAGGCGTACATTAAGTTCAATTGCTGAGAAACTTCTCCCAACAAATACTGTTTATGAGACGCTCTATCAAAAAGCATTCATTAGGAGTAATGAATATTTAGGTATCTATTTTAGGCTATGGCTTTTAGGACTCGTAGTGATCGCTTTTGTTCCTGGAGTTACAGGTAAAGTGATTGGGACTGCGCTCATTATTTATTTAACAGCTGTTCAACTTCGAACATTGTTCCCTCACTACCAGGCACATGTGATGGTAAAACTTTATCCACTGTCAGATAAAGAACAAGTAATAGCGTTTCGCGCCCTGCTAATTCGTTTACTAGGTGCACAAGCAGTTACTTTTGCTGTTCTTTCTTTTATTATTTCTTTTGACATTGTGTCGGCTGGTTTAATCCTTATTGGTGGGGCAGCCGCAGTTGCCGTAGCCACATCTCGAAACAGTACCGGGAAACAGAAGATTTAG
- a CDS encoding type 1 glutamine amidotransferase domain-containing protein, whose protein sequence is MSKIAVLMTSMFEDVEYTKPAEQFKNANHSLTVISTEAGQELTGKQGEAKVISDKGIDEVNAEDFDVLFIPGGVSPDELRADERFVAFTKKMMFLNKKTLVICHGPQLLISAEVLNGRNITGFKSIQTDLKYAGANVFDEEVVVCGGNLVSSRNPDDIPAFIEKSLAVMDN, encoded by the coding sequence TTGAGTAAAATAGCAGTACTTATGACAAGCATGTTTGAGGATGTAGAATATACAAAACCTGCTGAGCAGTTTAAGAATGCAAACCATTCGCTGACAGTAATTAGTACAGAAGCTGGTCAAGAATTAACGGGAAAGCAAGGCGAGGCTAAAGTAATATCCGATAAAGGAATCGATGAGGTAAATGCGGAAGATTTTGACGTTCTTTTTATTCCAGGTGGCGTTTCACCTGATGAACTGCGCGCAGATGAACGATTTGTTGCATTTACGAAAAAAATGATGTTTCTAAATAAGAAAACTCTTGTGATCTGTCATGGTCCACAGCTGCTCATTTCTGCTGAAGTATTAAATGGAAGAAACATTACAGGATTTAAATCCATTCAAACAGATCTAAAATATGCGGGTGCCAATGTGTTTGATGAAGAAGTGGTTGTCTGTGGTGGAAATTTAGTTAGTAGTAGAAATCCAGACGATATTCCGGCATTCATTGAAAAATCTCTGGCTGTTATGGACAACTGA
- a CDS encoding DUF3243 domain-containing protein, whose amino-acid sequence MSEKNHLVDKDSQLDVNKVDDTLDRMSDDKMDDILSNFEDFKKYLATRVEIGEKLGLSEEALAQAAEKVAGYLAKKEEPKNREEKLLQELWLVGSKEQRHELAHLLVRMVLTKDK is encoded by the coding sequence ATGAGTGAAAAAAATCATTTAGTTGATAAAGATAGTCAGCTCGATGTAAATAAAGTTGATGATACATTAGATCGCATGAGCGATGACAAAATGGATGATATTCTCTCCAACTTTGAGGACTTTAAGAAATACCTTGCCACTAGAGTCGAAATCGGAGAAAAATTAGGACTTAGTGAAGAAGCGCTAGCTCAAGCTGCAGAGAAAGTAGCGGGTTATCTCGCGAAGAAGGAGGAGCCTAAGAATAGAGAAGAAAAGCTATTACAAGAGTTATGGCTCGTGGGAAGTAAAGAGCAACGTCATGAATTGGCCCATCTTCTTGTACGAATGGTTCTAACTAAAGATAAGTAA
- a CDS encoding HIT family protein, with translation MSHSPDCIFCKIINGDIPSAKVYENEDVLAFLDLTQVTEGHTLVIPKKHQQNIYELDPETASKLFAAVPEIANALKANFTPEGMNLLNNNEAIAGQSVFHYHLHLIPRYGKGDGFGAVWKTHENDYDAEKLQRLAEGIRSHINSY, from the coding sequence ATGAGCCATTCACCCGATTGCATATTCTGTAAGATTATTAACGGAGATATTCCATCTGCGAAAGTTTACGAAAATGAAGACGTTCTAGCCTTTCTAGACCTTACACAAGTAACAGAAGGACATACCCTCGTCATTCCAAAAAAACATCAGCAAAACATCTACGAGCTTGATCCCGAGACAGCTTCAAAGCTCTTTGCTGCAGTTCCTGAAATAGCAAATGCTTTAAAAGCGAACTTTACTCCTGAAGGCATGAATCTTCTAAACAATAATGAAGCGATTGCTGGACAATCTGTTTTTCATTATCATCTACACCTTATTCCACGCTACGGTAAAGGGGACGGATTCGGAGCGGTATGGAAAACACACGAAAATGACTATGATGCGGAGAAGTTACAGCGCCTTGCTGAAGGGATTCGTTCGCACATTAATTCTTATTGA
- a CDS encoding EcsC family protein, with amino-acid sequence MSYLSEVEEELESWERKIKKKSSMVSRSAKKIQNRINDRIPERIHSIVTNGIKTMVQGVLVGNTYTVKEPDINQPLQVRDEKARRLILKYKRIAATEGAGTGAGGILLGLADFPLLLSIKMKFLFDLASVYGYDAKKFEERVFILTIFQLAFSADEARRSSYERIANWDDTLNQLEIRNKFNDEHDWKSFQLEYRDYIDLPKLLQMIPGIGAIVGAYVNYHFLDWLGENAMNAYRKRIIEVKDEEQ; translated from the coding sequence ATGAGTTATTTAAGTGAGGTAGAAGAAGAGCTTGAATCCTGGGAACGAAAAATAAAGAAAAAATCTTCTATGGTTTCGCGCTCAGCAAAAAAAATACAAAATCGGATTAACGATAGAATACCTGAACGTATCCATTCGATCGTCACAAATGGTATTAAAACAATGGTCCAAGGTGTTCTGGTTGGAAATACGTATACTGTTAAAGAACCAGATATCAATCAACCTCTTCAAGTGAGAGATGAAAAAGCAAGACGGTTAATTCTTAAGTATAAACGTATTGCTGCTACAGAAGGAGCAGGTACAGGCGCAGGTGGGATCCTTCTTGGTTTAGCTGATTTTCCTTTGCTTTTATCCATAAAGATGAAATTCCTTTTTGATCTTGCCAGTGTTTATGGATATGATGCTAAGAAATTCGAAGAAAGAGTGTTTATTCTTACGATTTTTCAACTTGCTTTTTCAGCAGATGAGGCGAGAAGAAGCAGTTATGAGCGCATCGCTAACTGGGATGATACGCTTAACCAGCTGGAAATAAGAAATAAATTCAATGATGAACATGATTGGAAGTCGTTTCAACTCGAGTATAGAGATTATATCGACCTTCCTAAATTACTTCAGATGATTCCTGGCATTGGAGCGATTGTCGGAGCTTATGTGAATTACCATTTTCTCGACTGGCTAGGTGAAAATGCTATGAATGCTTACAGGAAGCGCATCATTGAGGTAAAAGATGAAGAACAATAG
- a CDS encoding diacylglycerol/lipid kinase family protein, protein MTRVAIILNPKAGNVKMVNQIDTIQERLRENYDQVSLYKTEYKGHGAELVAELGDEVDILVGAGGDGTINELANAICQREKRPVFGIIPGGTCNDFSRAIGINQNPLLAVDQLLENNRSLIDVGRSNDEYFLNFWGIGLITQASENINPDTKEVFGRLSYYISTAQTINNPQPFHLKVDADGQNFEGEAVMMIVGNGPFTGGIQAFFPENNLQDGEFDVLIIKETSLPTFWSIFQSKVFKQSRFNEDIIHFQTKSLKIEADPEQNIDCDGERHYTTPSTLEVLPAYLTVLTGENFSE, encoded by the coding sequence TTGACACGTGTAGCCATTATCTTAAATCCCAAAGCTGGAAATGTTAAAATGGTCAATCAAATTGATACGATCCAAGAAAGGTTACGAGAAAACTATGATCAGGTTTCCCTTTATAAAACTGAATACAAAGGACATGGTGCTGAATTAGTCGCAGAGCTAGGCGACGAAGTAGACATTCTCGTTGGGGCTGGTGGGGATGGGACCATAAATGAATTAGCAAATGCGATTTGCCAAAGAGAGAAGCGTCCTGTTTTCGGTATTATTCCTGGAGGAACTTGCAATGACTTCTCTAGAGCAATCGGAATCAACCAGAATCCACTCCTAGCTGTTGATCAGCTTTTAGAAAATAACCGTTCCCTTATTGATGTAGGTCGATCAAATGATGAGTATTTCTTGAATTTCTGGGGAATCGGCTTAATCACTCAGGCTTCTGAGAACATTAATCCTGATACAAAAGAAGTTTTCGGAAGGCTTTCTTACTACATTAGTACTGCACAAACGATCAACAATCCACAGCCTTTTCATCTTAAAGTAGATGCCGATGGGCAGAATTTTGAAGGGGAAGCTGTCATGATGATCGTAGGGAACGGTCCATTTACTGGCGGGATCCAAGCTTTCTTCCCTGAAAATAACCTGCAAGATGGTGAATTTGATGTCTTAATCATTAAAGAAACGTCTCTTCCAACTTTTTGGTCCATTTTTCAATCAAAGGTTTTCAAGCAGTCGCGATTTAACGAAGATATCATTCATTTCCAAACAAAAAGTTTAAAAATAGAAGCTGATCCAGAGCAAAATATCGACTGTGACGGAGAACGTCATTATACGACTCCGTCAACGCTCGAAGTATTGCCTGCATACTTAACTGTTCTTACTGGAGAAAATTTTTCTGAATGA